The following coding sequences are from one Bos mutus isolate GX-2022 chromosome 22, NWIPB_WYAK_1.1, whole genome shotgun sequence window:
- the CCR1 gene encoding C-C chemokine receptor type 1 has translation METSTTAKDYDMTTEYDYGDTTPCQKVQERAFGAQLLPPLYSVVFVIGLIGNILVVLVLMQYKRLKSMTSIYLLNLAISDLIFLFTLPFWIDYKVKDDWIFGDAMCKLLSGFYFMGLYSEIFFIILLTIDRYLAIVHAVFALRARTITFGIITSIVVWVLAILASVPGLYFSKTQWEFTHHTCSIHFPPESFTKWKKFQALKLNIMGLVLPLLVMIVCYTGIIKILLRRPNEKKAKAVRLIFVIMIIFFLFWTPYNLSVFVAAFQDSLFTRKCEQSRQLDLAIQVTEVIAYTHCCINPVIYVFVGERFRKYLRQLFYRLVAVHLAKWFPFLSTERLERVSSMSPSTGEHELSAGF, from the coding sequence CAAAGGACTATGACATGACCACAGAATATGACTACGGGGACACGACCCCATGCCAGAAAGTACAGGAGAGGGCTTTTGGGGCCCAGCTGCTGCCCCCCTTGTACTCGGTGGTGTTTGTCATTGGCCTGATTGGCAACATCCTGGTGGTCCTGGTCCTCATGCAATACAAGAGGCTCAAAAGCATGACCAGCATCTACCTCCTCAACCTGGCCATTTCTGACCTCATCTTCCTCTTCACGCTGCCCTTCTGGATCGACTACAAGGTGAAGGATGACTGGATTTTCGGAGATGCCATGTGTAAGTTGCTCTCTGGGTTCTATTTCATGGGCTTGTACAGCGAGATCTTCTTCATCATCCTGCTGACCATCGACAGGTACCTGGCCATCGTCCATGCTGTGTTTGCTCTGCGGGCTCGGACTATCACGTTTGGTATCATCACCAGCATTGTCGTCTGGGTCCTGGCCATCTTGGCTTCTGTCCCCGGCTTGTACTTTTCCAAGACCCAGTGGGAGTTCACCCACCACACCTGCAGTATTCATTTTCCTCCTGAAAGCTTCACAAAGTGGAAGAAGTTCCAGGCTCTGAAACTGAACATCATGGGCCTGGTTTTGCCTCTGCTGGTGATGATTGTCTGCTACACAGGGATTATAAAGATTCTGCTCAGAAGACCAAATGAGAAGAAGGCCAAAGCCGTGCGTCTGATTTTTGTCATCATGatcatcttctttctcttttggacGCCCTACAATCTGAGTGTGTTCGTTGCCGCTTTCCAGGATTCCCTGTTCACCCGTAAGTGTGAGCAGAGCAGACAGCTGGACCTGGCCATTCAAGTGACGGAAGTGATTGCCTACACTCACTGCTGCATCAACCCTGTGATCTATGTCTTTGTCGGCGAGAGGTTCCGCAAGTATCTGCGGCAGTTGTTCTACCGGCTGGTGGCTGTGCACCTGGCTAAGTGGTTCCCCTTCCTGTCCACAGAGAGGCTGGAGAGGGTCAGCTCCATGTCTCCTTCCACAGGCGAGCATGAACTCTCTGCTGGGTTCTGA